A region from the Aegilops tauschii subsp. strangulata cultivar AL8/78 chromosome 5, Aet v6.0, whole genome shotgun sequence genome encodes:
- the LOC109773240 gene encoding putative F-box/kelch-repeat protein At1g12870: MATSPAASRIRPSHGEPSPPLNQELIVDEILTRLPVAAAVRCRSVCRAWNAALASGHFVAAHAARAAAARHPEIVFFSPTEKGVATSFYACSLPEDGDAPPAAAARKLLSVGNLAGEHLVLTGKPCRGLTLVFDVRLSEYHVLNLSTGEHVSLPPCETAEEIAPVVPKLMLLKRFPLELSSTGLGFDPATGQHKVVRLFRNIFGQQKCEVCSLTASGEWRWRRCAGGNAPPRFACYVDGRPPVALDGSLYWLLHRRGCADDGSASWDPQQDAPILSLSVGAERFGWVRTPPRLASRIRHLTNLDGSLCAVVHDRLVDDVLLLVTWSPSSPSWSARCRIDVGSLPRPIRDELSGEREIVPLCSVKKKILLATSRHKVYAYDTEQGAAEEVFDMNRFVDVPPHNSESRLFVNIGLHEEDIGPKLAGDKWLQVKRGRDMVIGKREAASSAYQLEHRDHDEGFHRTREVIMQLAFPT, from the coding sequence ATGGCAACCTCGCCGGCAGCTTCCAGGATCAGGCCGTCGCACGGCGAACCGTCCCCGCCGCTGAACCAAGAGCTGATCGTCGACGAGATCCTCACGCGCCTGCCGGTGGCCGCAGCCGTGCGCTGCAGATCTGTCTGCCGGGCGTGGAACGCGGCCCTCGCCTCCGGCCACTTCGTCGCCGCGCACGCCGCCCGAGCAGCCGCCGCGCGCCACCCCGAGATCGTCTTCTTCTCGCCGACAGAGAAGGGCGTCGCCACGTCCTTCTACGCTTGCTCGCTTCCCGAGGACGGAgacgcgccgcccgccgccgctgcccgcaAGCTGCTCAGCGTGGGCAACCTCGCCGGCGAGCACCTGGTACTGACCGGCAAGCCGTGCCGCGGCCTGACGCTCGTCTTCGACGTCCGGTTGTCCGAGTACCACGTCTTGAACCTGTCCACCGGCGAGCATGTATCCCTGCCGCCCTGCGAGACGGCGGAGGAGATAGCACCGGTGGTTCCGAAGCTGATGCTGCTCAAACGGTTTCCTCTGGAGCTCTCCAGCACCGGCCTCGGCTTCGACCCGGCCACCGGTCAACACAAGGTGGTCAGGCTCTTCAGGAACATCTTCGGCCAGCAGAAGTGCGAGGTGTGCTCGCTTACGGCGTCCGGCGagtggcggtggcggcgctgcGCCGGGGGCAACGCGCCCCCAAGATTTGCGTGCTACGTCGACGGCAGGCCTCCCGTGGCCCTCGACGGATCCCTCTACTGGCTGCTGCACCGGCGAGGCTGCGCCGACGACGGCAGCGCCAGCTGGGACCCGCAGCAGGACGCGCCCATCCTGTCGCTCTCCGTCGGCGCCGAGCGGTTCGGGTGGGTGCGCACGCCGCCGCGGCTGGCGTCACGAATCCGGCACCTCACCAACCTCGACGGCTCCCTCTGCGCCGTCGTCCACGACAGGCTCGTCGACGACGTGCTACTGCTCGTCACGTGGAGTCCGTCGTCGCCATCGTGGTCTGCGCGCTGCCGCATCGACGTGGGCAGCCTGCCCCGGCCGATCCGGGACGAGCTGAGCGGGGAGCGGGAGATCGTCCCGCTGTGCAGTGTGAAGAAGAAGATCCTGCTGGCGACGAGCAGGCACAAGGTGTACGCCTACGACACGGAGCAAGGCGCCGCCGAGGAGGTGTTCGACATGAACCGCTTTGTCGACGTGCCGCCGCACAACAGCGAGTCACGGCTGTTCGTCAACATTGGCCTCCACGAGGAAGACATCGGCCCGAAGTTGGCGGGTGATAAGTGGCTACAGGTGAAGCGGGGACGAGACATGGTGATCGGCAAGCGGGAGGCGGCGTCGTCGGCGTACCAGCTGGAACATCGGGACCACGACGAGGGATTTCACAGGACGAGGGAGGTGATCATGCAGCTTGCATTTCCAACTTAG
- the LOC109773236 gene encoding ervatamin-B, with the protein MDRSSDKLPPTIHNVVVTAMDSSFSRRSLCLLLLAVCLHGSPATSRPATKDTDPMTLRMMEQRFRRWKAEHNRTYSTPEEERHRLRVYAHNVRYIEATNEDAGAGLTYELGETAYTDLTSDEFMAMYTSRAPPLSDDDDAPMMMITTRAGPVDAGGRRQQVYVNESAGAPASVDWRERGAVTAVKNQGQCGSCWAFSTVAVVEGIYQIQTGKLASLSEQELVDCDKLDHGCNGGVSYRALQWITSNGGITSQEDYPYTAKDDTCDTTKLSHHAASISGFQRVATRSELSLTNAVAMQPVAVSIEAGGANFQHYRNGVYNGPCGTRLNHGVTVVGYGEDEVTGESYWIVKNSWGEKWGDSGYLRMKKGIIDKPEGICGIAIRPSFPFM; encoded by the exons ATGGATCGTTCATCGGATAAGCTGCCACCAACCATTCATAACGTCGTGGTCACGGCCATGGATTCCTCCTTCTCCAGACGCTCCCTATGCCTCCTCCTCCTGGCCGTCTGCCTCCATGGCTCCCCCGCCACGTCCCGCCCGGCCACCAAGGACACTGACCCGATGACGCTGCGGATGATGGAGCAGCGATTCCGGCGATGGAAGGCGGAGCACAACCGGACCTATTCCACCCCGGAGGAAGAGCGCCACCGGCTCCGCGTCTACGCCCACAACGTGCGCTACATCGAGGCCACCAACGAGGACGCCGGCGCCGGGCTCACCTACGAGCTCGGCGAGACCGCCTACACCGACCTCACCAGCGACGAGTTCATGGCCATGTACACGTCGCGGGCGCCGCCCCTCtcggacgacgacgacgcgccgatgatgatgatcaccACCCGCGCCGGGCCGGTCGACGCCGGTGGACGGCGGCAGCAGGTGTACGTGAACGAGTCGGCCGGCGCGCCGGCGAGCGTTGACTGGCGCGAGAGAGGCGCCGTCACGGCGGTGAAGAACCAAGGCCAGTGCG GATCGTGTTGGGCATTCTCCACCGTAGCGGTGGTCGAAGGAATCTACCAAATCCAAACTGGGAAACTTGCCTCGCTCTCAGAGCAAGAGCTGGTGGACTGCGACAAGTTGGACCATGGTTGCAATGGTGGAGTGAGCTATCGTGCGCTGCAGTGGATCACCTCCAACGGCGGCATCACCTCCCAGGAAGACTATCCATATACAGCAAAGGATGACACTTGTGACACCACAAAGCTTTCGCACCATGCCGCTTCCATCTCAGGCTTCCAACGTGTGGCAACGAGGAGCGAGCTATCGTTGACAAACGCGGTGGCCATGCAACCCGTGGCGGTGTCGATAGAGGCTGGCGGAGCCAACTTCCAGCACTACCGGAATGGCGTGTACAATGGTCCATGTGGGACGCGGCTGAACCATGGCGTTACGGTGGTAGGGTACGGGGAGGACGAAGTGACTGGGGAAAGTTACTGGATCGTGAAGAACTCGTGGGGTGAGAAGTGGGGCGATAGTGGGTACCTCAGAATGAAGAAGGGCATCATAGACAAGCCCGAGGGGATATGCGGCATCGCCATTCGGCCATCTTTCCCGTTCATGTGA